From a single Brassica napus cultivar Da-Ae chromosome C9, Da-Ae, whole genome shotgun sequence genomic region:
- the LOC125575356 gene encoding equilibrative nucleotide transporter 3-like: MQTDDASNNQRLNNKELLVQNIDYAVNLALIYILSLSIFPGFLYENTGHHGLGSWYALVLVAMYNCGNLVGRYTPLVEWLKIENRKGLTIATLSRFFLIPAFYFSAKFGDQGWMIMLVTFLGLTTGHLNVCILITAPKGYKGPEKNALGNLLVVFLTGGIVAGTSLGWLWLIGKKNAF; encoded by the exons ATGCAGACTGACGATGCTTCCAATAATCAAAGACTAAACAACAAAGAGCTCTTAGTTCAAAACATAGACTATGCAGTGAATCTAGCCCTCATCTACATTTTGTCATTATCCATTTTTCCAGGGTTCTTATATGAGAACACGGGACATCATGGGCTAGGCTCTTGGTATGCCCTTGTCCTAGTAGCGATGTACAATTGTGGGAACTTGGTTGGGAGGTATACGCCGCTGGTGGAATGGCTCAAGATTGAGAACAGAAAAGGGCTCACCATTGCAACTTTGTCACGTTTTTTCCTCATCCCGGCGTTCTACTTCTCTGCGAAGTTTGGTGATCAAGGATGGATGATTATGCTCGTTACTTTTTTGGGATTGACAACAGGACATCTCAATGTTTGCATTCTCATCACTGCTCCTAAAGGCTACAAG GGTCCAGAAAAGAATGCGTTAGGGAACTTGCTGGTGGTTTTCTTAACAGGAGGAATAGTTGCAGGAACTTCGTTGGGTTGGCTATGGCTTATTGGTAAGAAGAATGCCTTCTGA
- the LOC125592825 gene encoding uncharacterized protein LOC125592825, which yields MIDQGLDALPSFTDLARKTHTRKDGTFMDERTEQLVLEVEQAVEEMLEDGSPVGDSQTCSTAATENSKRLLLNQEYIKRGKTRKGTIYGLGSVQFNNKHPSESVPASLNRNIGLETMVCGLETITQEIKSDFQTLKSDVQAIKTDFNQGMAKTQSSLDTILQFLQPQASNHTASTAQPTQSQAPRQGQAPPQGQAPSPARDMSPAQGESQPQHITSNNSELDRWCNTLGL from the exons ATGATCGACCAAGGTTTGGATGCACTACCTTCATTTACAGACCTTGCAAGGAAGACTCATACTCGCAAAGATGGGACCTTCATGGACGAACGAACTGAGCAACTGGTTCTAGAGGTTGAGCAAGCAGTTGAAGAGATGTTAGAAGATGGTTCTCCAGTTGGAGATAGCCAAACTTGCTCAACTGCTGCCACAGAAAATTCTAAGCGCCTTCTCCTAAACCAAGAATACATCAAG CGTGGAAAGACACGCAAGGGCACCATTTATGGGCTTGGCAGTGTTCAATTCAACAACAAACATCCTTCTGAGTCAGTTCCTGCTTCACTCAACCGAAACATCGGCTTGGAGACGATGGTTTGTGGTTTGGAGACCATCACTCAGGAAATCAAGTCTGATTTCCAGACTTTGAAGTCTGATGTTCAGGCTATCAAGACTGACTTCAACCAAGGGATGGCTAAAACTCAATCAAGTCTCGACACGATTCTGCAGTTTCTTCAGCCTCAAGCTTCCAATCATACTGCATCTACTGCACAACCAACTCAGTCTCAAGCTCCACGTCAAGGTCAAGCTCCACCTCAAGGTCAAGCACCATCTCCAGCTCGTGATATGTCTCCAGCTCAAGGTGAATCACAACCTCAACACATCACCAGTAACAATTCTGAGTTAGATAGGTGGTGCAACACATTGGGTTTGTAG
- the LOC125592562 gene encoding uncharacterized protein LOC125592562: protein MDMLTVLGLLKKKLEDEYNEVLREPIFGPILAINEHELGYSGKVIHSFICKMLDISKRHKLWFSFARKSLRFSMQEFYAVTGLRREADKDTDFEAWRNDKGFWGTLLKQNGEVDMKTIRLKHLTECKDWSRVDRVRLVYLCVICFLMAKDEKINIPHAYIRLVMDFDKLRKYPWGLYAYDLLLDSIKKARFKLKKNSYVLDGFSYALQIWLMEAIPDIGTLLGQKYKEGITSVRCQNWYGNGKVSYHDITALKTALGKKAVVFPFISDTGNNDVVASVRFKRDDEKKDERVDKIISLINAKFDWSKFVWQVEEDMRTQDQLHEKVDVAMEASQDHIDGKDEVAVEGELEVSEKEEQVEPVAKRRVTRKAKDPDLTTL, encoded by the exons ATGG ACAT GTTGACAGTTCTGGGGCTACTGAAGAAGAAACTTGAGGATGAGTACAATGAAGTTTTGAGAGAGCCTATATTTGGTCCGATTTTGGCTATTAATGAGCATGAACTCGGATACTCAGGGAAGGTTATTCACAGCTTCATCTGCAAAATGCTAGACATTTCAAAGCGTCACAAGTTATGGTTTAGCTTTGCTAGGAAGTCTCTTCGGTTTTCTATGCAAGAGTTCTACGCTGTGACAGGTCTCAGACGTGAAGCAGACAAAGACACTGATTTTGAAGCTTGGAGAAATGATAAGGGGTTTTGGGGCACTTTGCTGAAGCAAAATGGAGAAGTAGACATGAAGACAATCAGGCTGAAGCATCTTACGGAGTGCAAGGACTGGTCGCGTGTGGACAGGGTCAGACTAGTCTACCTTTGTGTTATTTGTTTTCTGATGGCTAAGGATGAGAAGATCAATATCCCTCATGCATACATAAGATTAGTGATGGATTTTGATAAACTGAGGAAGTATCCGTGGGGTCTTTACGCTTACGATCTGCTTCTAGATTCCATAAAGAAAGCAAGGTTCAAGTTAAAGAAGAACAGTTATGTATTAGATGGATTCTCCTATGCCCTACAGATTTGGCTTATGGAGGCGATTCCAGACATTGGGACTTTGCTGGGTCAAAAGTACAAGGAAGGCATAACCAGTGTGAGATGTCAGAACTGGTATGGAAATGGAAAGGTTTCTTATCATGATATCACTGCTCTAAAGACTGCACTTGGAAAG AAAGCGGTTGTGTTTCCATTCATATCTGATACCGGAAACAATGATGTCGTTGCTAGTGTGAGATTCAAAAGGGATgatgagaagaaagatgaaCGAGTTGACAAAATTATTTCCTTGATCAATGCAAAATTTGATTGGAGCAAATTTGTTTGGCAAGTTGAGGAAGATATGCGGACTCAAGATCAGCTACATGAGAAGGTTGATGTTGCTATGGAAGCTAGTCAAGATCATATAGATGGGAAAGATGAGGTTGCCGTGGAAGGTGAACTAGAAGTAtctgaaaaagaagaacaagttgAGCCTGTAGCTAAAAGAAGGGTCACGAGGAAGGCAAAGGATCCCGATCTGACGACTTTATAG